Proteins from one Juglans microcarpa x Juglans regia isolate MS1-56 chromosome 1S, Jm3101_v1.0, whole genome shotgun sequence genomic window:
- the LOC121245788 gene encoding zinc finger protein GAI-ASSOCIATED FACTOR 1-like translates to MPVDLDNSSTASGEASVSSSGNQSQPPKPTAKKKRNLPGMPDPDAEVISLSPKTLMATNRFVCEICNKGFQRDQNLQLHRRGHNLPWKLRQRSSKEVKKRVYVCPEPSCVHHDPSRALGDLTGIKKHFCRKHGEKKWKCDKCSKKYAVQSDWKAHSKICGTREYKCDCGTLFSRRDSFITHRAFCDALAEESARAQTQPLANPTSEPNSNAKAVDSPAPPPAPAPAPAPPAAPRPSTGQISSVLPTKSPVLPENPQPIVEEAPAAATGLNGSCSSTTSSSSNGNTSCSVFASLFASSTASASLQTPQTPAFTDLIRAMARPDPPTELARPSSTEPISLCLSTNHASSLFGTSGQDRRQYAAPPQPAMSATALLQKAAQMGAAATNASLLRGFGIVSSSSSSGQQDGLHWSQRQVEPENSSVPSGLGLAHCDGGSGLKELMMGTPSVFGPKQTTLDFLGLGMAAGGSPSSGLSALITSIGGGLDVAAAAASYGGGGGGGEFSGKDIGRNS, encoded by the exons ATGCCGGTCGACTTGGATAATTCCTCTACGGCTTCCGGGGAAGCTAGCGTCTCTTCCTCTGGGAATCAGAGTCAACCCCCAAAGCCCACAGCTAAGAAAAAGCGCAACCTCCCTGGAATGCCCG ATCCAGATGCGGAGGTGATTTCTCTGTCTCCGAAGACCCTCATGGCCACGAACCGATTCGTATGCGAGATTTGCAACAAAGGGTTTCAGAGGGATCAGAACCTTCAGCTCCATCGTCGGGGTCACAATCTACCGTGGAAGCTCAGGCAGAGGTCGAGCAAGGAGGTTAAGAAGAGGGTTTATGTTTGTCCTGAGCCGTCGTGCGTGCATCACGATCCATCGCGAGCCCTGGGCGATCTCACGGGGATAAAGAAGCATTTCTGTAGGAAACACGGTGAGAAGAAGTGGAAATGCGATAAGTGCTCGAAGAAGTACGCGGTGCAGTCCGATTGGAAAGCTCATTCAAAGATTTGTGGCACTAGGGAGTACAAATGCGACTGTGGGACTTTGTTTTCTAG GAGGGATAGCTTTATCACCCACCGGGCGTTCTGCGATGCGTTGGCAGAGGAGAGCGCCAGAGCTCAGACTCAGCCGTTGGCGAATCCAACTTCGGAGCCAAACTCGAATGCAAAGGCAGTTGATTCACCAGCCCCGCCTCCAGCCCCAGCTCCAGCTCCAGCTCCACCAGCAGCACCACGGCCAAGTACTGGTCAAATATCCTCGGTTTTGCCGACTAAGAGTCCGG TGTTACCGGAAAATCCCCAGCCAATAGTAGAAGAAGCACCTGCTGCTGCGACAGGCTTAAATGGGAGCTGTAGTAGCACCACCAGCTCAAGCAGCAATGGCAATACAAGCTGTAGCGTATTCGCAAGCTTATTTGCTTCCTCTACTGCATCAGCAAGCTTGCAAactcctcaaactcctgcattTACCGACTTAATCCGTGCTATGGCGCGTCCTGATCCCCCAACAGAACTTGCACGGCCTTCATCTACAGAACCAATTTCTCTCTGCCTCTCCACTAATCACGCGTCATCATTATTTGGGACTTCAGGGCAAGACCGTCGGCAATATGCGGCACCACCACAACCAGCAATGTCTGCCACCGCACTACTACAGAAGGCTGCCCAAATGGGGGCAGCCGCCACCAATGCATCATTGCTCCGTGGGTTTGGTATAgtttcatcatcatcttcatctggGCAGCAGGATGGTTTGCACTGGAGTCAGAGACAAGTAGAGCCCGAGAATTCCTCAGTTCCTTCGGGGCTTGGACTTGCCCATTGTGATGGAGGCTCAGGATTGAAGGAATTAATGATGGGAACACCTTCTGTCTTTGGTCCTAAGCAAACCACTCTTGATTTTCTTGGATTGGGAATGGCTGCTGGTGGCAGCCCCAGCAGTGGCCTGTCAGCTCTAATTACATCTATAGGCGGTGGTCTTGACGTAGCCGCGGCAGCAGCATCctatggaggaggaggaggaggaggagaattcTCTGGCAAAGACATTGGAAGGAACTCATGA